The Alkalihalobacillus sp. TS-13 genomic interval GGTTATCTTTTTACCACCTGGGACATTCGGCAGTTACTTGATGGCAAGGGTCCTTGTGGAAGAGGGCTGTAATGCGGATGTCGTCTTTGCAGAAACAGGGACCCTTCCCTATTTGGCAAGAAAGTATGATGAACAAACCGTTTCGATTTCTGGCAGAGCCACACGACTTCCTACTGGCATATTCCCAAGTGACCAGTCTGACCATGCTTTTGGAATCCTACAAAAGGCATACCCTTCGATTGAACCGATCGAAGATGCACTCGATGGTGCTCTGATGAATGCAGGCCCGATCATTCACCCACCCCTTATCCTCATGAATGCAGGCCCGATCGAACATTTTGAAAAATGGGATATCCATGATGAAGGAACACAACCGTCTATCCGGAACGTCCACAGGTCTCTTGATGGGGAACGAATCAAAATTCGTGAAGCATTAGGGTACAACCCTCCGCACTTCCCACTGGAAGATCACTATAGCGATGAAGGAGAGGAATGGATGTACGGGGATGGGGCACACGAAGAGCTTGTCGATGGTGAAGATTGGTATGAAAAACTTGATTTGAAGACCCATCGTTATATGCAAGAAGATATCGTTTGCGGCCTTGCCTTTCTCGTTTCCCTTGGGGATTGGTTGACTATCAAAACACCAACTGCGACAGGGTTACTAGCCATTGCGTCCAGCATAATGGAAAAGGATTTACGTGAAATCGGCAGAACGATGGAAAACCTGAAGCTTTCCAGTCTGTCGAAGGAGGATTTGAAAGAAATCTTGGAAAATGGAATAAAGCAATATGAAACCCAGTAAAGGAGTAATCGCAATAGCCGGAGCAGGCAGGATGGGAAGAGGAATCGCCCTGACATTCGCTTATCAAGGATATCAAGTGAAACTCCTGGATATCAAAAATAGAGACACAGAAGAATTCCAGCAATTGAAAACAACGGTCTTCCATGAAATCAAAAATCAGCTGGATGTCCTGGTCTTAGGGGACGTCATCCTGCGAGACTCTATTCCAGCCATTCTAGACCGGATCGAAGTCTCCTCCATCCATACTGACAATGAAGCTTCATGGAAGGAGTCCGAGATACTGTTCGAAGCCGTACCGGAAGCTTTGGAAATCAAAGAAGAAGTTTTCAAGTGTATTTGCCCTCATTTGTCTCCAACAGCGATGATCGCTTCTACCACCTCATCTTTTTCGGCAAATGAACTAGCTGAATTTGTGACAACGAAGG includes:
- a CDS encoding NAD/NADP-dependent octopine/nopaline dehydrogenase family protein, whose translation is MEIAVLGGGNGSYAAAIDLTEKGHHVRLWRRNQEAFRSVLESQAIQVKDSRGTRMVPLKMATSDLKEAVEGADLIVIPLPAFTQRTVAKRLAPVLEDGQVIFLPPGTFGSYLMARVLVEEGCNADVVFAETGTLPYLARKYDEQTVSISGRATRLPTGIFPSDQSDHAFGILQKAYPSIEPIEDALDGALMNAGPIIHPPLILMNAGPIEHFEKWDIHDEGTQPSIRNVHRSLDGERIKIREALGYNPPHFPLEDHYSDEGEEWMYGDGAHEELVDGEDWYEKLDLKTHRYMQEDIVCGLAFLVSLGDWLTIKTPTATGLLAIASSIMEKDLREIGRTMENLKLSSLSKEDLKEILENGIKQYETQ